In one window of Lacticaseibacillus casei DSM 20011 = JCM 1134 = ATCC 393 DNA:
- a CDS encoding amino acid ABC transporter substrate-binding protein/permease → MRRVWKWCVAGVAALILAIGLTMPVSTQAAKKTYVIGTDVTYAPFEFADKNNRYVGIDIDLMQAVAKAEGFKVDIKPLGFNAAVQALEAHQIDGVIAGMQITPERKQKFAMSDPYYKTAVAMAVAKNSGVKSLKDLRGKRVALKTGTAAADFAMSLKDKYGFHTVTFDDSNNMYQDVITGNSVACFDDKPVLQYAIATGLKLKLAGPESKASYYGFATQKGRSDQLDQRFNAGLKKVKADGTYAKIVAKYLGNGTQAAQKKTSAKTQDTDRSFLGLLRENWGTLMNGLRETMVVTLVAIIFATIVGILVGLLGVLPNRFARGVATTFIYIFRGLPLLVLALFIYTGVPSLIGSKIPAFVAGIITLTLNEGAYTAAFVKGGIQAVDAGQMEAARSLGLPFGKAMRKVILPQGIRIMVPSFINQFIITLKDTSILSIIGILELTQTGKIIIARNMEGFKIWTMVALIYLIIITLLTWLSNWVQRRMKV, encoded by the coding sequence ATGAGACGGGTTTGGAAGTGGTGCGTCGCCGGGGTAGCAGCGTTGATATTGGCGATTGGCTTGACCATGCCGGTATCAACGCAGGCGGCGAAAAAAACATATGTGATCGGCACGGATGTCACCTATGCACCGTTTGAGTTTGCAGACAAGAACAACCGCTACGTCGGGATCGATATTGATCTCATGCAAGCAGTGGCCAAGGCAGAAGGCTTCAAAGTGGACATTAAGCCGCTGGGATTTAATGCCGCGGTGCAGGCGCTTGAAGCTCACCAGATTGACGGGGTCATCGCCGGCATGCAGATTACGCCGGAGCGCAAGCAGAAGTTTGCCATGAGCGATCCTTATTACAAAACCGCGGTGGCGATGGCCGTTGCCAAAAATAGCGGCGTCAAAAGTCTTAAGGATCTGCGGGGCAAGCGGGTGGCTTTAAAGACTGGGACAGCGGCGGCAGATTTTGCGATGAGCCTAAAAGACAAGTATGGTTTTCATACCGTGACGTTCGATGATTCCAATAATATGTACCAGGACGTGATTACGGGAAACTCGGTAGCTTGTTTTGATGATAAGCCGGTGCTGCAATATGCCATTGCAACCGGCCTGAAGCTGAAGCTTGCCGGTCCCGAAAGCAAGGCGAGCTATTATGGCTTTGCCACGCAAAAAGGGCGCAGCGACCAGTTGGATCAGCGGTTCAATGCCGGACTGAAAAAAGTGAAGGCTGACGGCACCTATGCCAAAATTGTCGCGAAATACTTAGGCAACGGAACACAAGCAGCCCAAAAGAAAACCAGCGCCAAAACCCAAGATACGGATCGCAGTTTTCTTGGCCTGTTACGGGAAAACTGGGGAACCTTAATGAATGGGCTGCGGGAAACGATGGTCGTGACCCTAGTGGCCATCATCTTTGCAACGATTGTCGGGATTCTGGTCGGACTTCTGGGCGTTTTACCGAATCGCTTCGCCCGGGGAGTTGCCACGACGTTTATTTATATTTTCCGTGGCTTGCCACTGCTGGTGTTGGCGTTGTTCATTTACACTGGCGTACCAAGCTTGATTGGTTCTAAGATTCCGGCATTTGTCGCCGGGATTATTACGCTGACGCTGAATGAGGGTGCGTACACAGCGGCCTTCGTGAAGGGCGGCATCCAGGCAGTCGATGCTGGTCAAATGGAAGCGGCGCGTAGTTTAGGACTTCCGTTTGGCAAAGCCATGCGGAAAGTGATTCTGCCGCAAGGAATTAGAATTATGGTACCGAGTTTCATTAATCAGTTCATTATCACGTTAAAAGACACCTCGATTCTCTCGATTATCGGTATCCTGGAGCTAACTCAAACCGGGAAAATCATCATTGCGCGTAACATGGAAGGCTTCAAAATCTGGACCATGGTCGCGCTCATTTACTTGATTATTATCACACTCCTGACCTGGCTCAGTAACTGGGTCCAACGGCGCATGAAGGTCTAG
- a CDS encoding GNAT family N-acetyltransferase has product MFSYLIDYDLKLALPRPEIDGPLLFEQIETSRETLSAYLTWVDATLTADDEINFLTTELKSFGEQKSLTLVIHQADAPVGLITLNTIDQLVHHKADIGYWLTTPARGKGVMHKSVKAMADITFHDYHLNKLIINATVTNDASNHVAEKAGFHLDGILRQEDPNPRGGFFDVNTYSLLRSEWS; this is encoded by the coding sequence ATGTTTAGCTACTTAATTGACTACGATCTTAAACTCGCACTGCCACGCCCGGAAATTGACGGCCCACTTTTATTTGAACAGATCGAAACCAGCCGTGAGACCTTATCAGCCTATCTGACTTGGGTGGACGCGACGCTCACCGCTGACGATGAGATTAACTTTTTAACAACCGAGCTGAAGTCCTTCGGCGAGCAAAAGTCATTAACCTTGGTCATTCATCAAGCCGACGCTCCCGTTGGTCTGATCACCCTAAACACCATTGACCAACTCGTCCACCATAAAGCCGATATCGGTTACTGGTTAACCACACCGGCACGCGGTAAAGGCGTCATGCACAAATCCGTCAAGGCCATGGCAGACATCACCTTCCACGACTATCACCTGAACAAACTGATTATCAACGCCACCGTCACCAATGACGCCAGCAACCATGTCGCCGAAAAAGCCGGTTTCCATCTGGACGGCATCCTGCGCCAAGAAGATCCGAATCCTCGTGGTGGGTTCTTCGACGTGAATACATACTCGTTGCTACGCTCAGAATGGTCATAA
- a CDS encoding stage II sporulation protein M, with amino-acid sequence MKERLKYHLNVIGHYLLIGWLIFIVMTILVGLLSYIVMKSNPHFVRGLMTGLSAKFPGATDNWHAFWAILLNNERVTFTMMLVGMIPIPFLYWISYVVTCASVGLVLGIYAAKLGISGAFGAFVLGILPHGIFEMSAMIVAVALAAQVNKALRQSIKRFFANPHYEKSPLDAKAIAVQYVAIVVPVIAFAAIIEGFITPVLLRLIVH; translated from the coding sequence ATGAAAGAACGACTGAAGTATCACCTGAATGTGATTGGACATTATCTATTAATCGGTTGGCTGATTTTCATCGTGATGACGATCTTGGTGGGCCTGTTAAGTTATATCGTCATGAAATCGAATCCGCATTTTGTCCGCGGCCTCATGACCGGGTTGTCCGCTAAGTTCCCTGGAGCGACTGATAATTGGCACGCTTTCTGGGCGATTCTGCTGAACAACGAGCGGGTCACGTTCACCATGATGCTAGTGGGCATGATCCCAATTCCATTCTTATACTGGATTTCGTATGTGGTTACGTGTGCTTCGGTCGGTCTGGTTCTTGGTATCTATGCGGCCAAACTTGGCATCAGCGGTGCTTTCGGTGCGTTTGTGCTAGGCATTTTGCCACATGGGATCTTTGAGATGAGCGCGATGATCGTCGCTGTGGCGCTGGCGGCGCAAGTCAACAAGGCGTTACGCCAATCGATCAAACGATTTTTTGCCAATCCCCACTATGAAAAGTCGCCGCTGGATGCCAAGGCCATTGCGGTACAGTATGTCGCCATCGTGGTGCCAGTGATTGCTTTTGCGGCAATTATCGAAGGCTTCATTACGCCGGTGCTTTTACGGTTAATCGTTCATTGA
- a CDS encoding AAA family ATPase, with amino-acid sequence MEINEAQSIFSAAQQQVATIVVGKPMPIKLAFTALLANGHVLFEDIPGVGKTTLVQAIAKTLAMPFSRIQFTPDMLPSDVLGTSIFNRATNAFEFQRGPIFTSILLADEINRATPRTQAALLEAMGERRVTTDGHTYSLSPDFFVMATENPTDYAGTYPLPEAQLDRFMLRLSLGYPDATAEKSLLLSPDRQIMIAALKPRLDPATLAASKKLVTTITVTDAIANYVLALVEATRTDQRIRLGISPRGGIALVSAAKAFAMLNGRSYVTPEDIQTLTIPVFGHRLIMKDPTSSSTEILTDILQRIAAPVRG; translated from the coding sequence ATGGAAATCAATGAAGCGCAATCAATCTTTTCGGCAGCGCAGCAACAAGTCGCGACCATTGTGGTTGGCAAGCCAATGCCGATCAAGCTGGCCTTTACGGCTTTATTAGCCAACGGCCACGTCTTATTTGAAGATATTCCCGGCGTCGGCAAGACTACCTTAGTACAGGCGATCGCCAAAACGCTGGCAATGCCTTTTTCCCGGATTCAATTCACGCCGGATATGTTGCCTAGCGATGTTCTCGGAACGTCCATTTTCAACCGCGCTACGAATGCATTTGAATTTCAGCGCGGTCCGATTTTTACCAGCATCTTGCTGGCTGACGAAATCAATCGCGCTACCCCACGCACTCAGGCGGCTTTATTGGAAGCGATGGGTGAACGCCGCGTCACCACCGACGGGCACACTTACTCATTGTCGCCTGATTTCTTTGTCATGGCCACGGAAAACCCGACTGACTATGCGGGAACCTATCCCTTGCCTGAAGCGCAACTGGATCGGTTTATGTTGCGACTGTCGCTTGGCTATCCCGATGCCACTGCTGAAAAAAGTTTACTTCTAAGCCCGGACCGGCAAATCATGATTGCCGCCTTGAAACCACGACTTGATCCCGCCACTTTAGCAGCGAGCAAAAAGCTTGTCACAACCATCACCGTGACCGATGCGATTGCCAATTATGTTCTTGCACTTGTCGAAGCGACCCGGACAGACCAACGGATTCGTTTAGGCATTAGCCCACGTGGCGGCATTGCGCTGGTAAGTGCCGCGAAAGCCTTCGCTATGCTCAACGGCCGCAGTTACGTGACCCCTGAAGATATTCAGACATTAACAATCCCTGTCTTTGGGCACCGCTTGATCATGAAAGATCCAACTTCTTCGTCAACTGAGATTCTAACTGACATTCTGCAACGCATCGCCGCACCAGTCCGGGGGTGA
- a CDS encoding DUF58 domain-containing protein: protein MHWRNFYINSALVVLLSLLVGFGMTFSSPTSWFVSEFALMLLLLLALPLLWPMRGHLRFTPNQTTMIAERPTMRHLTLTKGRWLPNLFLLDAAKTSTWHLPVGQRTAKVTLQLPRGVYDQLPFTVTVTDFFGWFRKTLPMQLTTPITVGPVRQPETAAKIATDFSQKMAASDAGLPSDRIKNFREYFPGDNIQQIAWKISAHADSLIVNDDEYEGQTAWTLLLVVTPSLPLESALSLFASLLDTGIFSGDGYLLDQRLTRIPRGQQDALLAGFHPEGVANPAALPDLASPQHHRAYLVLATDSATAKPFLQALSPAAVTLLSLSGGGENA from the coding sequence ATGCATTGGCGCAATTTTTATATAAATAGTGCACTTGTCGTCTTGCTCAGCCTGCTCGTCGGTTTCGGAATGACGTTTAGCTCACCGACCAGCTGGTTTGTGAGTGAATTTGCCTTGATGCTCCTCCTGCTGCTCGCACTGCCACTGCTTTGGCCGATGCGTGGACATCTGCGCTTCACGCCTAATCAGACAACAATGATCGCCGAGCGCCCGACCATGCGCCACTTGACGCTAACAAAAGGCAGATGGCTGCCCAACTTATTTTTACTAGATGCTGCCAAAACCAGCACCTGGCATCTGCCGGTTGGTCAACGCACCGCCAAAGTTACCTTGCAGTTGCCACGTGGCGTCTATGATCAGCTACCCTTCACCGTGACTGTCACCGACTTTTTCGGCTGGTTCCGCAAAACCCTCCCCATGCAACTCACAACCCCGATAACAGTTGGTCCGGTTCGCCAGCCCGAGACTGCTGCCAAAATTGCCACGGATTTTTCACAAAAAATGGCGGCATCTGACGCTGGTCTACCCAGCGACCGGATTAAAAATTTCCGCGAATATTTCCCGGGTGATAATATCCAACAAATCGCATGGAAAATTAGCGCTCACGCAGATTCATTGATTGTTAATGATGATGAGTATGAAGGCCAAACCGCTTGGACGCTGTTGCTGGTAGTAACGCCTTCGCTGCCACTTGAATCGGCCTTGAGCCTTTTTGCGAGTTTGCTGGATACCGGCATTTTCAGTGGTGACGGCTACTTGCTGGATCAGCGGCTAACCCGTATCCCCCGCGGCCAACAAGATGCGCTACTAGCGGGCTTCCATCCTGAAGGCGTCGCTAATCCCGCGGCTTTACCCGACTTGGCATCGCCACAACATCATCGAGCTTATCTAGTGCTAGCAACAGATTCAGCTACAGCAAAGCCATTTTTGCAGGCGCTCTCTCCAGCTGCCGTTACTTTGCTTTCCTTGTCAGGAGGTGGCGAGAATGCCTAA
- a CDS encoding transglutaminase TgpA family protein, giving the protein MPKWLQRLIMVLLTWWLLFLFLQPFADINPIGHPHALVVYVIGISLILYVATFWPRWWPLWGVMTVAAMIGGLWAIVPLKQPFDLSWFTTYLQTFSAATSKFLRVGGVDVPTVLSMTLIITLVAFLLLLTVVVRFYPGAIAIVLSYLLAVHIFNGNDLTAQFIQLAVLTGLMAMLHLYGNHWWPLLIGCTLISGVTLGLAWLSSATHLNEQLANMSVPFRDRLNQRGFYAGIQTYVNGPGRTGYTENSRVLGGPVYDDPTPVFTATSADASYYRVAVDAAYTGTGWQPGVDQSQTVPLDGAIMRDPNASVDYGPAQSTTLTFNGSKSFLPLPYGQLTFTGGQPDPTTDFLLNAATRRVSTTNQASFQRLDIQVQAKQITAAQLTAATSSRQQVGSRYLQLPSTLPKRVKQLAEKITAKASTPYEKVLAIQNYLKSHPRFTYSKTDAQRTPPGHDYVDYFLFDSPIGYCDNFSSAMVVLCRSIGLPARWAKGFDTGTFIGGSGQHKQYVIRNSNAHSWPEVYFTNLGWLPFEPTPGFNDPATPEENMSSSSANNSVANSMPSSSSVASSTSVSRTPSTGSASSAKTPSRPSLSNVSWVGILLLIVILLLIALSFWQLPALVAWLIGIGLTATNFPRRYRLLLWSLRRIQHRPVSQTLTAYATLIDTRLGKQTNMSALTQAYEQMIFGKMTVNPENLASLLGALRRQLIAYTQKKFHVKRH; this is encoded by the coding sequence ATGCCTAAGTGGTTGCAGCGACTCATCATGGTTTTATTGACATGGTGGCTCTTATTTCTTTTTTTGCAGCCATTTGCCGATATCAATCCGATCGGCCACCCGCACGCACTGGTGGTTTATGTCATCGGCATTAGCCTCATCCTTTATGTCGCCACGTTCTGGCCGCGATGGTGGCCTTTGTGGGGTGTCATGACAGTAGCTGCCATGATTGGCGGGCTTTGGGCCATTGTGCCGCTAAAACAGCCATTTGACCTCTCCTGGTTCACCACCTATCTACAGACTTTTTCCGCGGCGACCTCAAAGTTTTTACGTGTCGGTGGTGTCGACGTACCGACTGTGCTTAGCATGACGCTGATTATTACTTTAGTAGCATTTCTCCTGCTTTTGACAGTTGTCGTCCGGTTTTATCCCGGCGCCATTGCGATTGTGCTCAGCTATTTACTAGCCGTTCATATTTTTAACGGCAATGATCTCACGGCACAATTCATTCAACTCGCGGTACTCACTGGCTTGATGGCGATGCTGCATCTGTATGGCAATCATTGGTGGCCGCTTTTAATTGGCTGCACACTTATCAGCGGGGTCACGCTCGGCTTGGCATGGCTGTCTTCAGCAACCCACTTGAATGAACAATTAGCCAACATGTCCGTTCCATTTCGTGACCGTTTAAATCAGCGGGGATTCTACGCAGGCATTCAAACTTACGTCAACGGCCCCGGCCGAACCGGCTATACGGAAAACAGTCGCGTGTTAGGCGGTCCGGTTTATGACGATCCCACGCCCGTTTTTACGGCTACTAGCGCCGATGCCAGTTACTATCGCGTGGCGGTTGATGCTGCATACACCGGCACCGGTTGGCAACCTGGCGTCGATCAAAGTCAGACCGTGCCGCTGGATGGCGCCATCATGCGCGATCCAAATGCTTCGGTTGACTATGGTCCTGCCCAAAGTACAACCTTGACCTTCAACGGCAGCAAATCATTTTTACCGCTTCCTTATGGGCAACTGACGTTCACAGGCGGTCAACCCGATCCCACGACCGACTTCCTGCTCAATGCTGCCACCCGCCGCGTCAGCACGACAAATCAAGCTTCTTTTCAACGCTTAGACATTCAGGTGCAGGCAAAACAAATCACGGCCGCACAATTAACCGCTGCAACCAGCAGTCGCCAGCAAGTTGGCAGCCGCTACCTGCAATTACCATCAACTCTGCCGAAACGTGTGAAGCAACTGGCCGAAAAAATCACGGCCAAGGCCTCGACACCTTATGAAAAAGTGCTCGCGATTCAAAACTATCTCAAATCCCACCCTCGCTTCACTTACTCCAAAACCGATGCGCAGCGGACACCACCCGGTCACGATTATGTCGATTACTTTCTTTTTGATTCCCCAATCGGCTACTGTGATAATTTCTCCTCGGCAATGGTCGTGCTATGTCGCAGCATCGGCTTGCCTGCTCGATGGGCCAAAGGATTTGATACCGGAACTTTTATTGGCGGATCAGGCCAACACAAACAATATGTAATCCGCAACAGCAACGCTCACTCATGGCCCGAGGTTTACTTCACCAATTTAGGTTGGCTGCCATTCGAACCGACCCCCGGCTTTAATGATCCCGCAACGCCAGAAGAAAATATGTCTTCTTCATCCGCTAACAACAGCGTCGCTAATAGCATGCCGTCATCATCAAGTGTGGCTTCGTCCACCTCTGTATCACGTACACCATCCACTGGTTCAGCATCCTCCGCGAAAACGCCTTCTCGCCCGTCTCTCAGCAACGTCTCTTGGGTCGGTATTTTGCTCCTTATCGTCATTTTGTTACTGATCGCACTTTCATTCTGGCAACTCCCAGCGCTTGTCGCCTGGCTCATTGGCATTGGACTTACGGCAACCAACTTCCCGCGCCGCTATCGGCTATTGCTTTGGAGCTTGCGGCGAATTCAGCATCGTCCTGTCAGCCAAACTTTAACAGCATATGCCACACTCATTGATACACGCCTAGGCAAACAGACCAATATGTCCGCCCTAACCCAAGCTTACGAACAAATGATCTTCGGCAAAATGACAGTAAATCCGGAGAATTTAGCCTCCCTTCTAGGAGCGCTCCGTCGGCAACTCATCGCTTACACGCAGAAAAAGTTTCACGTGAAACGTCATTAA
- a CDS encoding glycosyltransferase family 4 protein, whose product MKVMIVLENIVMDGVKRASTVLGNDLVKQYDVSFYTLADAPAYFDLDAPLIIARRPTDPKLLNFFGSDPYTHYQEQIEDLIATIRDQHFQTVILPAGLTTSFAPLIKRALPDVNLIGWMHNNYATYMEDYYVQMQAEFEGGLQAVDTLVTLTESDLNSYKRFNPRTVKIYNPLTLVPTGEADLDAHRIAFTGRIAIAHKGIDFLLEAAASLPDDWKIAIAGGGTDEDMKNFYDLIDYFHVSDKLIYQGPLKDQALRDHYRAASIFVSTSRWEGMPLVIGEAMASGLPVVAMENTGSREYLGNNQYGLLTKAQDVPDFVANLKKMMAQPELRQHYAHQSLERASHFSPENIVSQWMPIIEHQPTRTKVAG is encoded by the coding sequence ATGAAAGTTATGATCGTTCTTGAAAACATCGTGATGGATGGCGTTAAACGCGCTTCAACGGTTTTAGGTAATGATCTCGTTAAACAGTATGACGTCAGTTTCTACACATTGGCGGATGCACCTGCCTATTTTGACTTGGACGCGCCTTTGATTATTGCCCGGCGCCCAACTGATCCTAAGTTGCTGAACTTTTTTGGCAGTGACCCTTATACCCATTACCAGGAACAAATCGAGGATCTCATCGCCACGATTCGCGACCAGCATTTCCAAACTGTCATCTTGCCTGCAGGTTTGACCACTAGTTTTGCACCGCTGATTAAACGGGCTTTGCCGGATGTGAATCTGATTGGCTGGATGCACAACAACTATGCTACTTACATGGAAGATTACTACGTCCAGATGCAAGCCGAGTTTGAAGGTGGTCTTCAAGCTGTCGACACACTGGTGACCTTGACCGAAAGCGATTTGAACTCATACAAACGCTTCAATCCGCGAACCGTTAAAATCTACAATCCCCTCACCTTAGTGCCAACTGGTGAGGCGGACCTCGATGCCCACCGGATTGCGTTCACCGGCCGCATCGCCATCGCCCACAAAGGTATCGACTTCCTGTTGGAGGCCGCCGCATCTTTACCTGACGATTGGAAAATCGCCATTGCCGGTGGCGGTACCGATGAAGACATGAAAAACTTTTATGATCTGATCGATTACTTCCATGTGAGCGATAAACTCATTTATCAGGGACCGTTAAAGGACCAAGCGCTTCGAGATCACTATCGCGCCGCCTCCATTTTCGTTTCAACCTCACGTTGGGAAGGCATGCCGCTTGTTATTGGTGAAGCCATGGCCTCTGGACTTCCGGTCGTTGCCATGGAAAACACCGGCTCACGTGAGTACCTCGGCAACAATCAATACGGGCTGCTCACCAAAGCCCAGGATGTTCCTGACTTTGTTGCCAATCTCAAAAAAATGATGGCACAACCAGAGCTGCGTCAGCACTACGCTCATCAAAGCCTAGAACGTGCCAGTCATTTTAGCCCGGAAAACATTGTGTCGCAATGGATGCCAATTATTGAACACCAGCCAACCAGAACCAAGGTTGCCGGCTAA
- a CDS encoding aspartate ammonia-lyase, producing MRIEEDCIGKLAVDEDVLYGIHTTRALANFPISHERTDPLLFKSLIIIKKAAAQVNAAAGTLTASKAKAIAAACNSLLMGEHNDALVAPAIQGSAGTSVNMNVNEVIANLASRHTTDRVHPNDDVNKCQSTNDTDPTAGKMAALQALPPLQQALTFLVKSLLAKADEFADVVKVGRTQLQDAVPTTFGHTFQAFAHLFQRDQVRLTRAADDLRVVNLGGTAIGTGLNASPYYREHIVRQVNRLIDLNLEQADDLVDATQNCDVLVAFSGAMKGLATDLSKFANDLRLLSSGPQAGLNELHLPAKQAGSSIMPGKVNPVIPEVVNQIAFQVIGQDLTISMAAEAGQLELNAFEPIIFRDLLQGERYLARGIDTLTTNCVTGLTVNQQQCAANVEHSAISATILSPYLGYEATTKLVKTSLEKHVAIPELLRRQHQLPDTLIAHLFSPSVMTKEEPVQKEAAGEKR from the coding sequence ATGCGTATCGAGGAAGATTGTATTGGCAAGTTGGCAGTAGACGAGGATGTCTTGTACGGGATCCACACCACCCGCGCACTGGCGAATTTTCCGATTAGTCATGAACGGACTGATCCGTTACTTTTCAAGAGCTTGATTATCATTAAAAAGGCCGCGGCTCAAGTCAATGCGGCAGCTGGGACGCTGACGGCATCGAAAGCCAAGGCGATTGCTGCGGCGTGCAATAGTCTATTGATGGGGGAACACAACGATGCGTTGGTTGCCCCGGCTATTCAGGGGAGTGCAGGGACATCGGTGAATATGAATGTGAACGAGGTCATTGCCAATCTGGCGAGCCGTCACACGACCGACCGGGTGCATCCTAATGATGACGTCAATAAGTGCCAGTCGACGAATGACACTGATCCGACAGCCGGGAAAATGGCGGCTTTGCAAGCATTGCCGCCGTTGCAGCAGGCGTTGACATTTTTAGTGAAATCACTGCTGGCTAAAGCTGATGAATTTGCTGATGTTGTCAAAGTCGGGCGTACCCAGTTGCAAGATGCGGTTCCGACAACATTTGGCCATACTTTCCAGGCATTTGCGCATTTGTTTCAGCGCGATCAGGTGCGGTTGACACGAGCAGCTGATGATTTGCGGGTTGTCAACTTAGGTGGGACTGCAATAGGTACCGGGTTAAATGCTTCGCCGTATTATCGGGAACACATTGTTCGGCAAGTCAATCGTTTGATTGATTTAAACCTTGAGCAAGCGGATGACTTGGTTGATGCAACGCAGAATTGCGATGTTTTGGTTGCTTTTTCCGGTGCGATGAAAGGTTTAGCGACTGATTTGTCGAAGTTTGCCAACGATTTGCGCTTATTGAGCAGTGGTCCCCAGGCTGGGTTGAACGAGCTCCATCTGCCAGCCAAACAGGCGGGCTCCTCGATTATGCCAGGGAAGGTTAATCCGGTGATTCCTGAAGTGGTCAATCAAATCGCTTTTCAGGTCATTGGACAGGACTTAACGATCAGCATGGCTGCCGAGGCAGGACAACTGGAATTGAATGCCTTTGAACCGATTATTTTCCGCGATTTGTTGCAGGGAGAGCGGTACTTGGCGCGCGGCATCGATACGCTAACCACCAACTGTGTGACTGGCTTAACAGTCAACCAACAGCAGTGTGCTGCAAATGTTGAGCATTCCGCGATTAGTGCCACGATTTTAAGCCCATACTTAGGCTATGAAGCCACCACAAAACTTGTCAAAACCAGTCTTGAAAAACATGTGGCGATTCCGGAACTGCTTAGACGGCAGCATCAGTTACCTGATACGTTGATTGCCCATCTCTTTTCACCGTCTGTGATGACCAAAGAAGAGCCGGTTCAGAAGGAGGCTGCTGGGGAGAAGCGCTGA
- a CDS encoding YdeI/OmpD-associated family protein, translating into MVKKIVNHLTVTNRQQFRKWLATHYQDATECWVDVKRGVPKPDGTFWYVDAVEEAMCFGWIDSTYKKLAPDQPASQRFVPRQTGSIWSELNKERCRRMIHLGRMTPAGYAMLPNMDPNSFKIDTSIVRALKRRPGAWAYFQSCPALYQRVRCGTIQIKRSQPKLFRQRLTKFANACQAHRMIGQWNDGGRLPVSDV; encoded by the coding sequence TTGGTAAAAAAGATTGTTAATCATTTAACCGTTACTAATCGTCAGCAGTTTAGAAAATGGCTAGCAACTCATTATCAAGACGCGACTGAATGTTGGGTGGATGTTAAACGTGGTGTGCCCAAACCGGATGGCACTTTTTGGTATGTTGATGCTGTTGAAGAAGCTATGTGTTTTGGATGGATTGATAGTACATACAAAAAATTGGCTCCGGATCAACCGGCTTCACAAAGATTTGTTCCTAGACAAACTGGGAGTATTTGGTCGGAGCTAAATAAAGAGCGATGTCGGCGCATGATCCATTTGGGGCGGATGACGCCAGCCGGGTATGCTATGTTGCCAAATATGGATCCCAATAGTTTTAAAATCGATACTAGCATCGTTCGTGCTCTTAAGAGGCGGCCTGGTGCGTGGGCTTATTTTCAATCATGTCCGGCATTATATCAACGTGTCCGCTGTGGCACCATTCAAATTAAACGTAGTCAGCCAAAGCTATTTCGCCAGCGGTTGACTAAGTTTGCCAATGCGTGTCAGGCACATCGAATGATCGGTCAGTGGAATGATGGGGGAAGATTGCCTGTGTCCGATGTTTGA